In a single window of the Pseudomonadota bacterium genome:
- a CDS encoding PilT/PilU family type 4a pilus ATPase: IAGAFRAIPFKILTLDELGLPPITLELVNRPRGLVVITGPTGAGKSTTLAAIIDQINTTTRQHIVTIEDPIEYLHPHKRCVVNQREVGTDTFGFKEALKYILRQDPDVVLIGEMRDRETVEAALTISETGHLVFTTLHTNNAVQTVNRIIDLFPPHQQSQIRAQLSHVLQGIMTQQLLPRAGGPGRVVACEVLIPNPAIRNLIREDKVHQLYSQMQVGQGKHGMITLNQSLYTLLQKRVITVEEAIGRSYDPDELRQMLSGQS; this comes from the coding sequence CAATCGCCGGCGCCTTCCGCGCGATCCCGTTCAAGATCCTCACGCTCGACGAGCTCGGCCTCCCGCCTATCACGCTCGAGCTCGTGAACAGGCCTCGCGGCCTCGTCGTCATCACCGGGCCGACGGGCGCCGGGAAGTCGACGACGCTCGCCGCGATCATCGATCAGATCAACACGACGACGCGGCAGCACATCGTCACGATCGAGGATCCGATCGAGTACCTCCACCCCCACAAGCGGTGCGTGGTCAACCAGCGCGAGGTCGGCACGGACACGTTCGGCTTCAAGGAGGCGCTCAAGTACATCCTGCGCCAGGATCCGGACGTCGTGCTCATCGGCGAGATGCGCGATCGCGAGACCGTCGAGGCGGCGCTCACGATCTCCGAGACCGGGCACCTCGTGTTCACGACGCTGCACACGAACAACGCGGTCCAGACCGTGAACCGCATCATCGACCTGTTCCCGCCGCACCAGCAGTCGCAGATCCGAGCGCAGCTGTCCCATGTCCTGCAGGGGATCATGACGCAGCAGCTCCTGCCGCGCGCGGGCGGCCCCGGGCGCGTCGTCGCCTGCGAGGTGCTCATCCCGAACCCGGCGATCCGCAACCTCATCCGCGAGGACAAGGTCCACCAGCTGTACTCGCAGATGCAGGTGGGACAGGGGAAGCACGGGATGATCACCTTGAACCAGTCGCTGTACACGCTGCTCCAGAAGCGCGTGATCACCGTCGAGGAGGCGATCGGCCGCAGCTACGATCCCGACGAGCTGCGCCAGATGCTCTCGGGCCAGTCCTGA